In one window of Nakamurella alba DNA:
- a CDS encoding GNAT family N-acetyltransferase encodes MDPIPAGHARGVDIEWRGAFTSDEANRLHAEAFGARLYSSEEWDWERQVAAHSLGWVTARSEGRLVGFVNVLWDGLVHAWIQDVMVDSASRRLGIGRALVDAAAHGARESRCLYLHVDFDDALRPFYIDSCGFRPTSAGLLEL; translated from the coding sequence ATGGATCCCATACCTGCCGGCCATGCTCGTGGCGTCGACATCGAGTGGCGGGGCGCGTTCACCTCCGACGAGGCGAATCGGCTGCATGCGGAGGCGTTCGGTGCCCGCCTGTACAGCTCGGAGGAATGGGACTGGGAGCGGCAGGTGGCCGCGCACAGCCTCGGTTGGGTCACGGCACGCTCCGAAGGCCGGCTGGTCGGGTTCGTCAACGTGCTCTGGGACGGGCTGGTGCACGCCTGGATCCAGGACGTGATGGTCGACTCGGCGTCCCGCCGCCTCGGGATCGGGCGTGCCCTGGTCGACGCCGCTGCCCATGGCGCCCGCGAATCACGTTGTTTGTACCTGCATGTCGACTTCGATGACGCGCTGCGCCCGTTCTACATCGACTCCTGCGGTTTTCGGCCGACATCGGCCGGGCTGCTCGAGCTCTGA
- a CDS encoding MarR family winged helix-turn-helix transcriptional regulator, whose product MEKSATDLLVQTSFTVVAVLNQAAAENDLSLTQLRVLAILRDREPRMAALAAHLGLDKSSASGLVDRAVARGLVRRSPAPDDGRAVVVSLTDAGHTLAAEVSTQIGTALAPLIGRLGPADQRRLATLLGRLLVAPDA is encoded by the coding sequence ATGGAAAAGAGTGCGACCGACCTGTTGGTCCAGACCTCGTTCACGGTGGTCGCCGTGCTGAACCAGGCCGCGGCGGAGAACGATCTGTCGTTGACCCAGTTGCGGGTGCTGGCCATCCTGCGTGACCGGGAGCCGCGGATGGCCGCGCTCGCAGCGCATCTCGGTCTGGACAAGTCCTCCGCGAGCGGCCTTGTCGATCGCGCCGTCGCTCGCGGGCTGGTCCGGCGCAGCCCTGCACCGGACGACGGCCGGGCCGTGGTGGTGAGCCTGACCGACGCCGGCCACACCTTGGCAGCCGAGGTGTCCACCCAGATCGGCACAGCACTCGCGCCATTGATCGGGCGGCTCGGACCCGCCGACCAACGCCGGCTCGCCACGCTCCTCGGACGCCTGCTCGTCGCCCCAGACGCCTGA
- a CDS encoding DUF559 domain-containing protein, with translation MTVSMVRARVREGSVQKVLPGVFRFAGGGLTTEDLIRAVGQWGGKGAVIIGHAAAWWWELTDAAPSTIDLAIRPTRNLRSGEDVRVRRLELPAEDVTTHRRLRVASLPFAALFGSVAMGAAGRAVLDRALLRRVTMDEIVDALERNRCRTGAATARRWVKEASDGSASEAERLFARLLRNADITGWVVNRTRKEWGAKPDFTFEAARLIVEIDGWAHHSDSDAFERDRARQNRIVLAGWTVLRFTWRQLQDEPDRVIAEVRGALHRF, from the coding sequence GTGACCGTAAGCATGGTGCGCGCCCGGGTGCGGGAGGGATCGGTGCAGAAGGTGCTGCCGGGGGTATTCCGTTTCGCAGGCGGGGGCCTGACGACGGAGGACCTGATTCGGGCGGTGGGCCAGTGGGGCGGGAAGGGCGCGGTGATCATCGGGCATGCGGCCGCCTGGTGGTGGGAGCTGACCGACGCCGCACCGTCCACGATCGACCTGGCCATCCGCCCGACGCGCAATCTCCGCTCGGGAGAAGACGTCCGCGTCCGGAGGCTCGAGCTGCCTGCCGAAGACGTGACCACCCACCGGCGTCTCCGGGTCGCATCGTTGCCGTTCGCCGCACTTTTCGGATCCGTGGCGATGGGTGCCGCCGGCCGCGCGGTGCTGGACCGGGCTCTGCTCCGGCGCGTCACGATGGACGAGATCGTCGACGCCCTCGAGCGCAACCGGTGCCGCACGGGCGCGGCCACCGCCCGCCGCTGGGTGAAGGAGGCGTCCGACGGGTCCGCCTCCGAAGCAGAGCGGTTGTTCGCGCGGCTGCTGCGGAACGCGGACATCACCGGCTGGGTCGTCAACCGGACCCGCAAGGAGTGGGGCGCGAAACCCGACTTCACCTTCGAGGCGGCGCGGCTGATCGTCGAGATCGACGGCTGGGCCCACCATTCCGACTCCGACGCCTTCGAGCGCGATCGCGCCCGCCAGAACCGCATCGTGCTGGCCGGCTGGACCGTCCTGAGGTTCACCTGGCGGCAACTGCAGGACGAACCGGACCGTGTCATCGCCGAAGTGCGGGGTGCCCTCCACCGATTCTGA